TTCCGCGGACATGAGAAATTCCTTGATGGTGGCCGCCATGCCTCGTTTGAGAATCACCGGCTTGTCCACTTGGCCCACTTCGGTAAGCAGCTTGAAATTTTGCATGTTGCGCGTGCCGATCTGCAACACGTCGGCGTATTTGTAGACGAGCAAAAGGTCTCGGGGGTCCATGACTTCGGTGACCACGGGCATGCCCGTGCGGCTTCGCACATCACTCATGTACTTCAAGGCCAGTTCTCCAAGGCCTTGAAAGCTGTAAGGTGAGGTGCGGGGCTTGAAGGCGCCTCCTCGAAGCATGGGAATGCCCAAGGCGTGCAAAGCATCGGCAATTTCATCGAGGACTTCGCGCCCTTCCACGGCGCACGGGCCGGCGATGATGGGAATGGCCCGCCCGCCCAACTCCACATGCTCACCGATGCGAATCTTTGTGTCTTCTTCCTTGAATTCTCGGTTGACCAACTTGTAGGGCTGTAAAATGGGATGTGCCGCTTCCACGCCGGGAAAGCTCGTAAAAGGAATCTCCTGAATCAGGTCCCTTTCCCCGATAATGCCCACAATGGTGCGCCGTTCCCCACGGGACAAATGGGTGCGCAGCCCCAACTTTTCCACATGGGATACCAGTTGCCGAAGGTCTTGTTCCGTGTGTTCGGGTTTCATCACAACAATCATGGCGGGTCCTCCTTGCCTGGCTTGGTGGGAAAAGCGTGCGCTT
The Desulfosoma caldarium genome window above contains:
- the aroF gene encoding 3-deoxy-7-phosphoheptulonate synthase → MIVVMKPEHTEQDLRQLVSHVEKLGLRTHLSRGERRTIVGIIGERDLIQEIPFTSFPGVEAAHPILQPYKLVNREFKEEDTKIRIGEHVELGGRAIPIIAGPCAVEGREVLDEIADALHALGIPMLRGGAFKPRTSPYSFQGLGELALKYMSDVRSRTGMPVVTEVMDPRDLLLVYKYADVLQIGTRNMQNFKLLTEVGQVDKPVILKRGMAATIKEFLMSAEYILSHGNDKVILCERGIRTFETETRNTLDLSAVPLLKKLSHLPVIVDPSHALGRTDLIPAMACAAVAAGADALMLEVHVRPHEALSDGSQSLTPAALQALLDRVEPVAQAVGRTILRTTAEHHAQVAETAS